CCGGACACCGTAAATGACCGGACTATGAGGGAAAGTGGATTAACCAGCGTAGTGGATATACATACTATGCCCGGTTCGTATTGCTTTCTCTTAAGCATACGGCCGGGCTTTTTTTCATTTTAGGAGAGCGGGGGAGAGCGATGATCGAACAGGTTGGAGTCATTATGGGAAGCCAGTCAGATTGGGAAACGATGAGACATGCGTGCGAGCTGCTGGATGAACTTGAGATTTTTTATGAAAAAAAAGTTGTATCTGCTCACCGGACACCAGAGCTCATGTTTGAATATGCGGAATCGGCCAGGGAACGGGGGCTTAAAGTCATTATCGCAGGTGCAGGCGGGGCTGCCCATCTTCCTGGAATGGTAGCTGCAAAGACAACCCTGCCGGTGATTGGCGTCCCGGTTCAGTCAAAGGCTCTTAACGGGCTTGATTCACTCCTTTCTATTGTGCAAATGCCTGGAGGTGTTCCGGTTGCAACGGTAGCAATCGGAAAGGCAGGTGCTGTGAATGCGG
The Metabacillus sp. FJAT-52054 genome window above contains:
- the purE gene encoding 5-(carboxyamino)imidazole ribonucleotide mutase — protein: MIEQVGVIMGSQSDWETMRHACELLDELEIFYEKKVVSAHRTPELMFEYAESARERGLKVIIAGAGGAAHLPGMVAAKTTLPVIGVPVQSKALNGLDSLLSIVQMPGGVPVATVAIGKAGAVNAALLAAQILSLSDGRIEAALAKRREDTRQAVLESSDALV